The Impatiens glandulifera chromosome 3, dImpGla2.1, whole genome shotgun sequence genome contains a region encoding:
- the LOC124931643 gene encoding protein PECTIC ARABINOGALACTAN SYNTHESIS-RELATED-like has product MAELRHSSSLGSRAASSPMKRDDVSSPFVPDRQPDNDDDDRHSKDRVRSLLSNFHSMCPYFGEESRFHPHNSWISLVLIFLILLAGLISIISIFNRLNSPYLCRKEGIVLRCPGVKESTSLWENPYSATTSWKPCAEKRVGAISDVPPENETNGYIFIHAEGGLNQQRIAICNAVAVAKIMNVTLILPVLKQDQIWKDQTKFEDIFDVDHFIDYMKDDVRIVRDIPDWFTDKSELFTSIRRTVKNIPKYAPAQFYIDNVLPRVKEKKIMALKPFVDRLGYDNVPPEINKLRCRVNYHALKFLPEIERMANLLSSRMRNRTGGSNPYMALHLRFEKGMVGLSFCDFVGTREEKAQMAMYRQKEWPRRYKNGSHLWSLALQKRKEGRCPLEPGEVAVILRAMGYPKETQIYVASGQVYGGQNRMAPLRNMFPNLVTKEELASKEELDGFRKHVTSLAALDFLVCLKSDVFVMTHGGNFAKLIIGFRRYMGHRQKSIKPDKGLMSKSLGDPYMGWATFVEDVVVTHQTRTGLPEETFPNYDLWENPLTPCMCRG; this is encoded by the exons ATGGCGGAGCTCCGCCACTCGAGCTCTCTCGGGAGCCGAGCCGCGTCTTCTCCGATGAAGCGGGATGACGTCTCTTCCCCATTCGTTCCCGACAGACAGCCCGACAACGATGACGACGATCGTCATTCCAAAGATCGAGTCCGCTCATTATTATCCAATTTCCATTCTATGTGTCCGTACTTTGGTGAGGAGAGTAGGTTTCATCCTCACAATTCGTGGATCTCGCTTGTCTTGATATTCTTAATCCTTCTCGCTGGCTTGATTTCAATCATTTCGATCTTCAATCGGTTG AATTCTCCCTACTTGTGCAGAAAAGAAGGCATTGTTCTTCGTTGCCCCGGA GTTAAAGAGTCAACCTCTCTCTGGGAGAACCCTTATTCAGCCACCACTTCATGGAAGCCTTGTGCAGAGAAGCGTGTTGGTGCCATTTCAG ATGTTCCACCAGAGAATGAAACAAATGGATACATATTTATACATGCCGAAGGTGGTCTAAACCAACAAAGAATAGCA ATCTGCAATGCTGTTGCTGTGGCCAAAATCATGAATGTCACCCTTATTTTGCCTGTCTTGAAGCAAGATCAAATCTGGAAAGATCAGAC GAAGTTTGAGGACATATTTGATGTTGATCATTTCATTGACTACATGAAGGACGATGTACGAATTGTTCGTGATATTCCCGACTGGTTTACTGACAAGTCAGAATTATTCACCAGTATAAG GCGGACAGTGAAGAACATTCCGAAGTATGCTCCAGCCCAGTTCTATATTGACAATGTTTTGCCTCGGGTTAAAGAGAAGAAGATAATGGCTCTTAAACCTTTTGTTGATCGGCTTGG GTATGATAATGTTCCTCCAGAAATCAACAAGCTAAGATGCAGGGTAAATTATCATGCTCTAAAGTTCCTTCCAGAAATTGAAAGAATGGCTAACTTACTGTCATCAAGAATGAGAAACCGCACTGGCGGATCAAATCCTTACAT GGCTCTCCATCTTAGGTTTGAGAAGGGTATGGTTGGTCTGTCATTTTGCGATTTTGTGGGGACAAGAGAGGAGAAAGCCCAGATGGCAATGTACAGACAAAAGGAATGGCCTCGACGGTATAAG AATGGTTCCCATCTATGGTCATTAGCACTGCAGAAGCGGAAGGAAGGTCGTTGTCCTCTCGAGCCAGGGGAAGTAGCTGTGATTCTTCGGGCAATGGGCTATCCAAAGGAAACCCAAATATATGTTGCTTCTGGACAGGTTTATGGTGGTCAGAACCGTATGGCACCTCTGAGGAATATGTTTCCAAATCTC GTGACAAAGGAGGAGCTGGCGAGCAAGGAGGAGTTAGATGGGTTCAGGAAGCATGTAACTAGCTTAGCAGCTCTGGATTTTTTGGTTTGCTTGAAATCAGACGTGTTTGTGATGACACATGGTGGAAACTTTGCGAAACTGATAATTGGTTTTCGAAGGTACATGGGACACAGGCAAAAATCTATAAAACCGGATAAAGGGCTGATGTCCAAATCTTTAGGGGACCCTTACATGGGTTGGGCGACCTTTGTAGAAGATGTGGTTGTTACTCACCAGACTCGAACAGGATTGCCTGAAGAAACTTTCCCCAACTATGATCTATGGGAGAATCCACTTACTCCCTGCATGTGCAGAGGATGA